Proteins encoded in a region of the Perca fluviatilis chromosome 8, GENO_Pfluv_1.0, whole genome shotgun sequence genome:
- the exosc6 gene encoding exosome complex component MTR3, with product MPTDTKRVRGPEVSQSPSLFLCKPATVLPSQGPRTDGRQRDQVDVRPVFVRCGLVSQAKGSAYIEAGNTKLMCCVYGPRETERKDETDMKCGRLTTDMRFAPFSCLERGSWIQGSQDKDLSLMLHESLQPAVCLNKYPRSQIEVNVMVLENSGSVLAHAVTCASLALADAGIEMYDLVLGCSIRQDGASYVVDPSYMEENSCSSASSHNQGGLTVAFLPSLNQISGLQSDGEMTEETLAAGVRTCIEGCYKLYPVIQQALAKAVRRAAPPPSES from the exons ATGCCGACTGATACCAAACGTGTACGTGGCCCAGAAGTGTCACAAAGTCCGTCTTTGTTTTTGTGCAAACCCGCGACCGTTCTTCCCTCGCAAGGCCCCAGAACGGACGGTCGGCAGCGGGACCAAGTGGACGTCCGGCCTGTTTTTGTCCGGTGCGGGCTGGTGAGCCAGGCTAAAGGCTCTGCTTACATCGAGGCTGGAAACACCAAGTTGATGTGCTGCGTTTATGGCCCCAGAGAAACAGAGCGGAAAGATGAGACCGATATGAAATGTGGAAG GTTGACTACTGACATGCGTTTCGCTCCATTTTCCTGCCTGGAGAGGGGCTCCTGGATTCAGGGAAGCCAGGACAAGGACCTCTCCCTGATGCTGCATGAGAGTCTGCAGCCGGCCGTGTGCCTCAACAAATATCCTCGTTCTCAGATCGAGGTCAACGTGATGGTTCTTGAGAACAGCGGTTCAGTTCTGGCCCACGCAGTCACGTGCGCTTCTCTCGCCCTCGCAGATGCAGGGATCGAAATGTATGACCTTGTGCTTGGTTGTTCCATACGCCAGGATGGCGCCTCTTATGTGGTTGACCCTTCTTACATGGAGGAAAACAGCTGCAGCTCAGCCAGCAGTCATAACCAGGGCGGTCTGACTGTTGCGTTCCTCCCCAGCCTCAACCAGATTTCTGGGCTGCAGTCAGATGGAGAAATGACTGAAGAGACTCTGGCGGCCGGGGTTCGGACCTGCATTGAGGGATGTTATAAACTGTACCCAGTCATCCAACAAGCCCTGGCAAAGGCTGTGCGCAGAGCTGCACCCCCACCATCAGAGAGCTGA